The following DNA comes from Lates calcarifer isolate ASB-BC8 linkage group LG2, TLL_Latcal_v3, whole genome shotgun sequence.
TCCCACATTCAGCAGAATgcaatacatttaaatgatgaaaacagtATTGCTGCAgtatgtttgcatttttaaatacCTTTCAAAGAAGGATGGGGAGCAGGCGTTCATTGACATAGTCATGGCAGATGAATTCTGACAGTCCAGCCCATCCAACATAATATCAGGGTAATCCTCTGCACTACAAGATGGGGTGCGTGGAGTCTGCATCACTTCCTCAAAACTAGGGCAGGAGATGACAGATGTAGGCGTGGGGACACCAGTTGGCCTGTTTTGATCTGGCCTGGGAGAAGCAGGGAGGTGCTCCTTCATTTGGTGGCCACCCAGCCAGTCCTTTGAGTTTTGACTGTCTGAGGGCTGGAACTTCCTGCCTGGGGACATCATTTGGGCCGGGAGACCCACATCCTTCAGCTTCTTCTCTTTAAGACCAGACTCCAGGCTGTTGGATTTCTTTGATGACAGCTCACTGCGGTTTTTCCGTACTTCCTCTGTGGACTTGGTTTTGTCCTTCAGTTTTGGGTCCCCTGACTTGGGTCTTAGCTTCTCCATCTGCTTCatcctctctttgtgtctcttgtgGCGCTCTTCAATCTCCTGGTCTTTTAGACTCAACATCTGACCAAAACTCGTCATTTGATAATCACCATCCACCAACAGTTTTTCACGTGGACGACTATCTTTCCGTACTGTGTCTTTGGACTGAGTgagcttttcattttcatccttaGCCTTAGATTTACTGTGGTCCATTCTGTTGTCTTTGTCCAATGTGTCCcgatttctgtcttttttcatctcAAATTTAGGACTGTCTTCTTTTGACCTGTCTTTCAGAACAGTGACCTGTGGGCTGTCTTTCAACCCTGACTTCACATCCTCTTTGGAGTGTTTAAATGACCCAAAGCCATCGATGtacttgtttttctcctccttcattttttccttatgtttttcctttttcttcttgtccttcATCCTGTCACTGATGACACCAGTTgctttgtctttgtcctttttgGACATCTCTTTTTCAAATTCCAATGTTTTCTCAAAGTCGTCCTCGCCGTCCCCCTTAGCTCCATATGGGAATGTGTAAGGGTCTGCCTCTAAAGGCATGGGCTCTTTCTCAAAAGGCAGGCTCTCTCTGCGGCTGTACTCTCTGATCTCCTCAGTCTTGTCACGtttgtctcctttgtctttctttactttttctttctccttgtcATGGCTCTTCTTGGACGAAGACGAAGAGGAATGTCGatgcctttctttctctctgaacttGTCTTGGGGCGTAGATATGGACAGGGAGTCTCTCCTGTCCTCAGACACATCAGTCAGACTGATGGAGTCATAGTAACTAGTGAGGACTGGCTCATGACCTCTGTCAGTGAAACTATCTGATGAGATTTCACTGTTCTTGTCATTGGAGTCATCCTTGTAGTCGTTCATAGCTTCTTCCTCCAGTTTTTCCAAGAGGGACTTTTCATTCTCACCACTACCCTTTGAGGGTTTCCTTTCTTTAGAATGGTCcagtttgtctttatatttgctctttgtcttttcctcaCTTGTGTCCCTTTTGTCCAGCAGCTTCtgcttatttttcttctcttggtttgagtccactgacattctgtctttcctctccttaTGCTTTGCATCTACAGAatctttcttgtctttgttgtgtttctctaAGGAGCCTTTCCTCTCTTTGCCTGTGTCAAATGTggccttttctttcttcttttctttgtggtCTTTGTCCTTTGCCTTTTCCGTGTTATGTTTAGCCTCTGCTGaagattttctcattttttctgaAGGGAAGTGATCCAGCTCATCCTGGTCAGGTGTTGAGTCTTTTCTGATGGAGTCAGACACGAGTACGCCGCCATTGTAGCTGTCCTCATCGTCATCACTTTCATCAGTGAATATGTCAGCTATCTTGAACCATGTTTTCTCCCGGACTTTCTCaggttttctttcctctttctttatctccAAGAAATCTTTCTCCCTATCAGCGTGTTTGTCTTGAGAGGCCTTTTCTTTCTTGTCCTTGATCTGTTCTGAAGACATCTTTCGGTCTTTGTCCTTGCCATGAgactctttgtgtttgtctttggctCCCTCCTTCTTGTCTTTGGTGGCCCGGTCTGCATCCTTTTCCTTAACAGATTTTTCTGTGGAGCTTTTCTcactcttctccttctcctgatcagctcctctgtcttttgttttctctttgtgcttgtctgcttttgtcttttctcGCTTTTCTGTTCCTTCgcccttcttttctttctcctttccaGAGTGGTTTCTTTCTCTGATGTCACAAGATTTACCAGCATCAATTTCTTTGAAGAAAGTATCATTGCCATATTCATCTCTTGTGGAttcttgtttgattttaatgtcctttctttccttcataGACTCATACGAGTCTTTACGGTCTCGACTGTTGTCCAGGGAATccttgtcttttttgtctttgaccgTCTCTGTAGACTCCTTCcgcttcttttctttttcaactgAGTGACTCgagtttagtttttgtttttctgaccaatcctttttcttttcatttgtcttttcagaggagtctttgtctttcttccGAGATGTGGCTTCTTTCTCTGATCTTTTCTCATTGTGGTCTGATTTCTTGTCcttgactttgttttctttcctcctcgTCTCCTCCTTAACAGTCTCAACAATTAGTTTGACAGCATTGTTGGCTTTGTACTCCTTGTACTCTTTGACCGGAGCATCCCAACTGTCATCTCCGTAGAGGGAGGAGTCAGAGGACATCTCAGAGCCCCACCTGTCATGATGGTCATCTGAGGCACTGAGCTTTGTGTCCTCTAGGTTAAGGAAACGGTTGTTGACGTCATAGCCTTCGTACTCGGACTCTTCCTtctgtgctttgtcttttttacatttctctttctcctccttggTGTTTTTCTCCTTGTCCACCTTTAGatgcttttcctctttctgctcACTTTTCCTGTCTGCTTTTGAGGAGGACTTCTCCTtggactttttctttttctcctctttgtgaGCCTTTTGTTTATCCTCCTTGGGCTTCTCCTTGTCTTTGACATTTCTATCCTTGTCAGATTTTACAggcttctccctctcttccttatTTGTCTTGTCCTTGGTGGAGtcctttgttttcttatttttctcttcctttgcTGTTCTGTGCAGGTCTTTCCCGGATGACCAATCCTTATCTTCAGACTTGCTTTTCGAAAGCCTGTCCTCCTTTTTTGAATGGTCTTTTTCGTGTTTGGACAACTTGACTTTGCTCTCAGCTGGTGATTCTGACTCAACAATTAAAGACTTCTGCCTTgaatcatcaaaatcaaaagaaTAGCTCTTGACAAATTTCTCATTCATGTCTTGATTTAACACTAGACTGGGAGCCTTgtctttttccttatttttgtGCTTGTGCTTCACTTTATGCTTTTTCAGCACTTTGCCATCCACATCAGTTTTGGAGACCGCACTGTCTGCATTGGGGGTTTTGTAGAGCTCAGAATTTTTCTTGTCTACCGCGTTACTGTGCACGTTGttattcttctttttgttctccTGTGCTTTCCTCTTAACTTGTTTTATTGACTCTACACTGGAATCGGCAGAGGAGTAGTCAGACTCACTGGACAGTCTTGTTCTGACTgaaccagagagagagctgaCGTCTGACCATGTCGGGGATGACACGGtcttccatccatctgtcctccACTGCTTTGGATGCTGTTCTGCTAATGACGGTGCTTGTTTTTGAGAGTTCAAGTTTCCatgggaagaggaggaggatgcgTTAAAGCCAGGGGATTCTTTCAGGCTCGTTGCAGAAGAGTCCTTTATACTATTTGAGCCCTTGTCATCCTCACTCTCCATATCCccacagtcagagtcagatgTACAGAATTTGTCATTGACTTTACCAAACCTGACTTCTTTACTGACATTATTTTTACTCTCCTTCTTCCGcttcttttttactttattcttgtctttctgttgtttAGAGCTCATGCTGCCAGAGTCTCTAGCCTTGGTATTTGTTTGCTGGGCTTGTTGCCGTGGTGTAGGCGCTGGCGTGAAACACAACGTCCTATCATCCTCATCTGAACTGTTACTGTCAGAGATGATCCGTCTGACAGGTTTCTTTGGTGTGAGCGAGTTGCTTTTGGAATAGGTTTTGACCTCCATCTTGGGTATGGAGATGAAGCTGTTGGCCTTGCTGATGGAGTCCTTGCGGAAGTCTTTTTTCAAGAGGTGTTTATCGTCCACAGGAGGGACGCgttcctcctcatcatcctcatcaaaTTCGTATTCATCTTTGACAGGTGTGACAGCAGATTTAGGAGGGTCTACGGTTTTCCCTTTCAACTTCAGGCCCTTCTCAAACTCTGAGTCTGTGTTATTGCCATCAACAGAGCTGGACGGGGCAAATGAGGGggcatcttcctcctctgaagATTCTGCAGAAAGTAAAAAGAGGAACAATCAATACACAATTCAACACTTAAAGCCCAATCTACAAGAATAGCTTGAATAAGGTGTAACAGTCATGTAATTAAGTGACTCACAGATTTAATATTACATACCTGATGAACTTTCTTCACTTGAAGTGTAAGTGCCTTTCCCCAGCAATAGATTCAGCATAGTTGGAGAGTTGGCAACCTTCAGTGGTGTTTCACCTCTCCTGTTACTTTGACGTGGGTCCCCTCCATACCGTAAAAGCAGCTTAACCACCTGAAATGcataacatgaaatatttcattaatAAAAATTGCAGAGGAGATATTACCAAATCTTGTGGTTCAGAATTCACAGGTCAAAGGATGCAAAGTTAATGCTCCTCTAACGTCACGATTATTATGTATGCATGAGCCGTGAATAAGCTTGACATTGTAATGATCTCAAGAAAAAGACCAGAAACTGTCTCTAAAACCATTAGATCTATTTACAGAGCCTAATGATACCTGGTTCTGTTGTTCTACCCTTTTGTGCTTTACTACTTTGGTAATAATATTGAGTGCATTCAGACATGATCTGCATTTACTGACtatgcttttttgcttttttttttttttttaccttgaaaTGTCCATTGTTGGATGCATCGTGTAGAGGGGTGTCATCATCCAGACCCTTGGTGTTGACCTCTGCTCCGGCTGCCAGCAGCTGCTTGGCCACATCATAGTACCCCCTATTGCACGCTTCATGCAATGCAGTCCAGCCTGAACATTAGAAGAACAGCCGTGAGAGACGTGCACACAGCATATGAATGAATATATAGTACTTCATGCACATAGTGAAGGGCAGTCTATGAAAGAAGCTCTCACCTGCAAAGTCTTTTACATTCACATCAGCTCCCTCGCTGATGAGCTCCTTGATGCGGCGTACCTCTCCACGGATTGCTGCTCTGTGCAGCCGAGTCTCTCCTCGCTCGTTCCGTTTATTCACTTTGTCTTTGGTTTTAGATGCAGAGTTTGGCGTTCCCTTCTGACCCAGACTGGACTGCGACTGATGCTTTGGTGTTGTGTCTGTTGGTAAGAGATGGACACTTCACTTCAGCACTTGAAGAGTTTTGTATGGCACATTTTTAACAATTATCTACTGTGTCTTACTGTGTCTATTTTGTTTCTATTATGaataacagtttattttaactGCTTACAGCCACAGGGGGGCAGTCTTACTCTAAcaatcagcagcagagatgttGGACTTACCTCACTTGAGctcatttcatcacatttacaAGATTAAACTCAAGCCTTaatcacatttacattattGAGTTTGCATAGCTATTGTCCCAAATGATATTTGAAACGCACTCACTTAATCTATGTCCATGCCTTCAGGCATGCAACAAAGGAattaacatataaataaaaatggcaaTGCACTGGTCCGCACCAATCTAATTCTAAAATGtcaacagtgagagaaaaagtacaatgttGCAACAATAATACTATTTTAAGCATCTAATACATTTATGGCTGTCTACCAAAAATAAGTGTACCATTTGAGTGGACATAAGGAGGTTGTAAATTCAAAGAATAATCATCTAACagcatataaaatatattgttaaatatattcaataaacaaaaactaaatgcTTGCATGCCTTGTGCATCTGCATGTCTGCTTTGATTTGTCTCAGATGCTGATATTGCACCATTAGTTCCAGACTAATGCAATACCAACGGGGGGAGTTAGTTTCATTTCCTTGACAGTCCCATGCAGTATTTTCTAAAGTAATTCCACTACTGTAGATAAACCAATATGTGACTATTACAAATGCTAAGACAAAACAACCAAGCAGACAATGTGCTCAAGtgccagaaaataaacaaaacaatcactCACCTGCCTCACCcaccctctctgcctctctcattcctttctcacacacatgcacaaacactgtcTACATATAAAGCTCCCTCCCATCCCTGTTTCCTTGTCCGCCACCCATCCACAGAAGACGTGGCCTCCATGATAAGCACGCACCTGGACTGTTGACGGACTCCTCAGCTGTCATTTGCATGAGCAAGGCCACCTGCTGCCGCTCAGAGAGGGGGTACCCGGCCCGGATCCCTGGCATCCCCATTCCGAACGGCAAGCCCGCCTTCCGGGTGTTGGTGGGCTCCTTTTTAATGCGCTTCCGCTCTGGACCTGGTTTCTCTGTAACGAAAGCGATAGGAGAGAAGCAAAGTTAATTTTATTGGGTTGCATAGACACAATTGCCCGTTCATTCATGGACACATGAACAAATCTAATTTATTGGCCCTAATGGAAGGAGAGAGTAGTTATTAGTGTTATATCAATAAAAGACATTGAATATGACTCATTGGGTAcatttattttccatctttcttGTTATAAGTACAAAAATGTCTAAGCAGTTGCTAAGACGTTCACCTACATTTCCTATATCTGACAATCTGTCACAATTATGACACttagattttaaatgtttatttagtgtCCTTAAATTGCTTACTTTGTCAGACCAAAAGACAATGAAGCAAAAAGTAATAAATTTACAATGATTTAACAAATAGTGTTCTCATTACCACTCACACTTTGCCTCTCTTTTAGAATTTCCACtgcaaaaaaatcttttttgtacCCACCATCTAAATAAGCctctataaaaacaaaagctcaTACAATGTACTGCATATGTAGCCCAGTATGTGAGAGGTTTGGTGGTGGCAGGGGGTGACTTTTGTGTTATTacccagctgctgctgaggaaggGAGGGGCCAGCAGgcagtgtgtttatgtctgtctgtctccaagCCAATCAGTCCAAATCGAGAAGCGAGGAAAGAGGGTGTGACTTGGCAGAACCACCGTTATTACGAAATAGTTGGTGTACATTTCAATTCAACATGGCCTTGCCAAGGTCACCAcatgcctgcctgcctgcctgcctgccaggCTTACTGGAGACATGGCGCTACTGGACAAAGGCAGCTGCTCCACAAAGACACACCCAGCAATTATTTTCAGTGGCAACATACCATTTGATGACCCTCATGGAGGGTAAAGCTACACGACTGTAACACTTCATCACTGAGGGGGAACAGTTCCCACAGGCCACATCAAAAAAACACTATCAACGATACAGACTCCTatgataaagagagaaacatcaAATTCAAATGTGCGTGCAGAGAAAAATCAGTAGAGCAGTGGATGTGTCTGAGCGTGATTTCTGTGGGACTTCTGCTCCAAGTCTGGCCTCATTGCTCAaggccacaaaaacacaagtaaataaGGCAAGAAGGAAGCATGGCGGCTCACGCTTCCGGTGGCTAAAGCCTTTCcaggaaaatatttttccagtCACTAGTACAGAGCTGATGAACTTTCACTAACATCTGTGAATACTTACAGCTAATGTGCCCCCACCCCTCTTTGATACACTCTCACGTTCTCCAAAGCATTTGCCATTTAGACACATTCCTTCTGCTAAGACTTTAACAGCAGGAACCACAGAAGCAGcccaaacatgttttttgagCTGCAGAACAGAGAAAGTGCTACGCTTGCCTTTCCATACTATGTTTACAAGATTGGGAACTGTGAAGGCAGTTATTACTctgatacacacatgcagagaacTGCCACTAAACGACACACAAGGCAAAAGTCTCTAATATAAGattcatcatcagcagcagcagcagcaactggTCTACTCTACACCAGGTTGCATGAGATGCAGGTGAGGCACTTTGTTTAGAACTCAACAGACATTTTGAGCAGGTATGATCACTTCAAACTGACAACTTTTAAGATATACCAGTGAGGCAAAAAAGACGAACTCTTAACCCAGCAACTGCCTGTAGAAACAAATATGACTTTAATTTGAAGGGATGTTGTGGGAACACAGCTACATACAAAATTTGTTCCACATGTTCATAAAGGGGATATGATTTTGCTTTCAGAAGGATTGTGTTTGGTTAATCACCCTGAGAACTGAAGGCAAGATACAGATCAAAATGGTAGATGGCTTTATTAAACACAACTCTGACCAGTGTGTAACTGAGATTACTCATCATCACGTGAAACAAAATACACGTCACATGTGTGATTACTGAATTACAGAAATGAGCAAACAATTACACAACATCGTGTGCCATAGTATATCTTTCTGTTGGATGTCTATTTAGGGAACACTGCTAGGGCCTTTATGTGTCTCAGTAAAATGATATTACTCAGCTTACAGACAGGGTTGAAACCTTTCTCTCCTTACTGCCTGAAACTTGACTAACAAGATAAGAGAATAGGAGAATAAAAAAAGGAAGGCAAGCTTGCTAGGGACAGTCAACACATGAATAGACTGCCTACCTGAGCCAGGGGAGGGGACCACATCAAACATAAATGTCAGGTGATAATAGAGGCAGATTTTGATATGGCAGGCAGACAATACTACAGTGTTAGCTAGCGACAAAACAAAGAGACCGTCTGGTTCAGTTCGCCAATACACTCCACGACAAGAAGAACCACTCTAACCAGTCTGACCAGGTACGTTTGACCGTGGCATgttagactgaaaaaaaaagttctggtTGGGACTCATAAAAATTGCATAAACAGGAAGTTAAGGGAGAAGAGGCAGGAAGTGGCCAACAGGATGTTTTGTCAATGCTTTGTATTGAGCAAGAGAGACTCATAAATGTATGGCATGAGCATAGTGTGTTGTACAATGCTctatctgtcctctctgtccagctgGCACATTTGTTACATATTGCTTTCATCAGTTAAGCAGTGAGTGTACAGCTTCTGTCTATgggttttttattttcagagcCCAGTGTGAGTctgggagacagaaagacaaatcaCTGTGTGTTATAACCTGCCGGGGGAAAAGATGTGTGGGCTGAAGATCTCTGCTCACCACTGTCGCCTTTTGCAGCCCACTCTACATGGCTGAGCTCACACCTTCCTTCAAAGTTCACAAAACCTGACCATCAATACTACGCCTCAAAACTGACCCAATAGGAAAGCAAAGGGTGCAACTACAATTAATATCCAAAAGGGCTGTGAAAAATTATAGTGAAGTGGAGTAGTGAAGCACATGAGGGTAAGCtgtgaattaaaaaacacaaaagtgcaCATGACTTGAACACACAACAGCAAGCCAGCTGTATTTATTTAGCCAGTAAGTTTTGGGCCACTGTATATTGCAAgtgggcattttcacacacaacatttttttccaaaaatgctTCCCAGTTGGGAACGTTTAATGTAAGCCTGCTCAGACACGGTATGGTGTTGTGTAGAAGCAATGTTGAGACAACAGGATTTTGTTTACACAATACCACTGTTGTCGTGTAACAGTTTTTGGCATGAAATAACAAATTAACTgattatctctttttttttcttttggggtAATGGGTAGGACTTATTAGCCACAATTAATCACTCTCTGACACAGGATTAAAAACCTCAGACAtgcaaaatattatttttgtacTGATCACTCGATCACACATATTCAGAGCCCAAAATAATCTCATCAAACTGACTGTCTGACCAACCAAAGTTCAAAACCCTTACAGTTAAGGAATTTAAAGTGTTAGCATCAATTAATTTAGTGCCTCACTAACAGATCAATCACCTCATTACAGCAATGCAAAATAtgtcaacaacagcaacagaagtATAAGTGATCCTAGAGAGCATGCAGTGCCAGAATGAAGTAATTGctgtctgttgtgtgtctctCACTCCTTATAAATGGTGGCTGCATTTCAGAATTCTGTTGTTTGCAAActaaaagaagaggaggagcaggagcagagaagatttagttgtttttccttttgttttggtGCTTCAGTGAGGATGAAGCTCTTCACAAAAATGACCTGAAAACGCTAGTTGGTTTCACatgtaaacagcattttcagAATTATCCCTCTCAGTGTGGGCGTAGTCGTGATCTGACAAGATTGTTCTACCATCTAGTCTGACTGCTCTTGTGGATAGTGgtggtgaggaggaagagaggagagaagagcgGAAGGAGGATGACCTCAGGAAGGAGGAATGCTGCTGTCTAACGCTCCTCAGGAGGAGGTCAAGGGAGGCTTGGCGATTCTGCAAAGGGAGGGATGAGCATTGAGGTTTTGAGGGCTCTGATAAACTTCAACTTGAATGATCTGCAGTGTGCTATCCAATCCTCAGTACATGCTCTGGTCCCTCCTCTAACTTTCTAACTTCCTTGATGCttgtaatatttgtaaacaCTATGCGGACAGCTTCCATGTGCATGCTAATTAGAGGCTGAGTTGATAGCaatgcagacaaacaacaacagcattaCTGCAAAGACATCCTCTGCCATTATAGAAAGAGGCAATGctgtgatatttatttaatgtcaGCCCAAGCTCAGGCTAGAGTAGATTTTTCATTTGGTATTCAACAGAGGACAATTTCCAACACTAGATTTTAACACACCTACAAAGACCACAACTGAGACATTTTATTAAGGGAATAAAAGAAAGCCAAATATAATGGAAACCGATTGGATGGGATTTACAAGCTACACAGTAGGGAATCTGCCTGTGGTGTCTTAAAATAATGCATGCCTGCTCTTTAACCAACACAATCACTTGATTCAATATTTCCCTTTTAAACCTGCTAGTTATTATGAAgcaatggcaaaaaaaaaaaaaaaattaacacattaaacaaaaaaccaGCCAATTTCAAAAAACATTctatttcagccattttagcATTTTACTTGATTTTCCTCATGTAAACTTTCAGTTAATGTCCTtactaaatacaaaaaaaacagtggatGAATTACATACcaatgtttttgtatgtgtttacTTTGAGC
Coding sequences within:
- the ankrd11 gene encoding ankyrin repeat domain-containing protein 11 isoform X1 → MPKGGGSKTPQLDHFPLNTDMVEKQGGKKDKVLSNKTPKLDRSDGVKEMKEKAPKRKLPFTAGANGDQKDSDSEKPGPERKRIKKEPTNTRKAGLPFGMGMPGIRAGYPLSERQQVALLMQMTAEESVNSPDTTPKHQSQSSLGQKGTPNSASKTKDKVNKRNERGETRLHRAAIRGEVRRIKELISEGADVNVKDFAGWTALHEACNRGYYDVAKQLLAAGAEVNTKGLDDDTPLHDASNNGHFKVVKLLLRYGGDPRQSNRRGETPLKVANSPTMLNLLLGKGTYTSSEESSSESSEEEDAPSFAPSSSVDGNNTDSEFEKGLKLKGKTVDPPKSAVTPVKDEYEFDEDDEEERVPPVDDKHLLKKDFRKDSISKANSFISIPKMEVKTYSKSNSLTPKKPVRRIISDSNSSDEDDRTLCFTPAPTPRQQAQQTNTKARDSGSMSSKQQKDKNKVKKKRKKESKNNVSKEVRFGKVNDKFCTSDSDCGDMESEDDKGSNSIKDSSATSLKESPGFNASSSSSHGNLNSQKQAPSLAEQHPKQWRTDGWKTVSSPTWSDVSSLSGSVRTRLSSESDYSSADSSVESIKQVKRKAQENKKKNNNVHSNAVDKKNSELYKTPNADSAVSKTDVDGKVLKKHKVKHKHKNKEKDKAPSLVLNQDMNEKFVKSYSFDFDDSRQKSLIVESESPAESKVKLSKHEKDHSKKEDRLSKSKSEDKDWSSGKDLHRTAKEEKNKKTKDSTKDKTNKEEREKPVKSDKDRNVKDKEKPKEDKQKAHKEEKKKKSKEKSSSKADRKSEQKEEKHLKVDKEKNTKEEKEKCKKDKAQKEESEYEGYDVNNRFLNLEDTKLSASDDHHDRWGSEMSSDSSLYGDDSWDAPVKEYKEYKANNAVKLIVETVKEETRRKENKVKDKKSDHNEKRSEKEATSRKKDKDSSEKTNEKKKDWSEKQKLNSSHSVEKEKKRKESTETVKDKKDKDSLDNSRDRKDSYESMKERKDIKIKQESTRDEYGNDTFFKEIDAGKSCDIRERNHSGKEKEKKGEGTEKREKTKADKHKEKTKDRGADQEKEKSEKSSTEKSVKEKDADRATKDKKEGAKDKHKESHGKDKDRKMSSEQIKDKKEKASQDKHADREKDFLEIKKEERKPEKVREKTWFKIADIFTDESDDDEDSYNGGVLVSDSIRKDSTPDQDELDHFPSEKMRKSSAEAKHNTEKAKDKDHKEKKKEKATFDTGKERKGSLEKHNKDKKDSVDAKHKERKDRMSVDSNQEKKNKQKLLDKRDTSEEKTKSKYKDKLDHSKERKPSKGSGENEKSLLEKLEEEAMNDYKDDSNDKNSEISSDSFTDRGHEPVLTSYYDSISLTDVSEDRRDSLSISTPQDKFREKERHRHSSSSSSKKSHDKEKEKVKKDKGDKRDKTEEIREYSRRESLPFEKEPMPLEADPYTFPYGAKGDGEDDFEKTLEFEKEMSKKDKDKATGVISDRMKDKKKKEKHKEKMKEEKNKYIDGFGSFKHSKEDVKSGLKDSPQVTVLKDRSKEDSPKFEMKKDRNRDTLDKDNRMDHSKSKAKDENEKLTQSKDTVRKDSRPREKLLVDGDYQMTSFGQMLSLKDQEIEERHKRHKERMKQMEKLRPKSGDPKLKDKTKSTEEVRKNRSELSSKKSNSLESGLKEKKLKDVGLPAQMMSPGRKFQPSDSQNSKDWLGGHQMKEHLPASPRPDQNRPTGVPTPTSVISCPSFEEVMQTPRTPSCSAEDYPDIMLDGLDCQNSSAMTMSMNACSPSFFESRYSNSQSFQEGTCPTPAKNLQLPLVSRSASSDVRRPLEDEFKAEADKFLRQQTDPEADFDPSSSQILEDNSATVDRLECLSSPYFPPLGMLSPRRELAHPTADVAAPALAGTEGNEHLPESVYSFLPKPSTPVHRPDPQEPCFDIAAPPTPAPAALPPLDIDDISEPHHSEPNLVLSDLPSVTEEQEQEEDDEEEEDDEEEGDMDERVDGDHCAVEEPEQTREQCSFSPQVEDPLRKSWPAESPDQQDPEVHQLSPTHTAPNQGENCFDHSMGWNSEMDLKSPHRTYGEIEAAVSKITSPYSHSDSDMQHLSGHPSVTPPYATWNRWHKEDPEDFDEQKEAVADIPSPERRDTVMDGEPNYLNTSSSSNRLEAFFQDCNKPSIEDSHQMDSESASVEPDNRQSTHSFSATTDGHMAPAVAPEPVVPWADPFSADADELDDLGPFSLPDLPLPDKSEEAEPRDPELADHNKTVSAHIRHTITDRDDPDIMEVDLSSLAKTSCPAGDLGLGEPTGQDLVVPSPHANFQQELEPEPQSVPVNSSLSLTQQQERKGPYGGPDELDPSMLYSSVKSDASQQPHIQIHSLPETLQLPLDSVSAVKSEVRQDETSEPVAESVSCSPPPQPPVAVTLSSTVELPDTQETTSKLTPVTLTTVSAPVDVPKKVDEIPQRMTRNRAKNNPSAAAVPPTSSIITSSATATPVTTSPAVSINPIPTRTPTPTSASSFSALKKDKESVLSVSSTASNSTSAVSVPTSVTTSASVVLSKTTKGRPLPVDEEESQTQHPRKRKFPRSAGQQVQVQLVNTAMQQTREMIQQTLAVVVNAIKLDDIEPYHSDRSNPYFEYLQIRKKIEEKRKILCYITPQAPQCYAEYVTYTGSYLLDGKPLSKLHIPVIAPPPSLSEPLKELFRQQEAVRGKLRLQHSIEREKLIVSCEQEVLRVHCRAARTIANQAVPFSACTMLLDSEVYNMPSESQGDENKSVRDRFNARQFISWIQDVDDKYDRMKTCLLMRQQHEAAALNAVQRMEWQLKVQELDPAGHKSLCVNEVPSFYVPMVDVNDDFVLLPA